CTAAACTGGAAGGATTTCCACGAGGAAATATCGAATCCCAATCCAGAAATCGGGCAAAGTGTTCTTCAGGATATAGCTGAAGGAGCCATTGAGGGGGCATCCAAAGCTGTAGGTGATACATGGGATGGGCTGAAGTCGACCTATGAACTAGGCAGAACCATTATGGGACCGTTCAGTCCGCTGTTTTTGGGCAGTGAATTGCTGTTTAACCGTGACCAGCTATTAGAAAACCAAAGGAAGCACCAGGAATTTTACTTAGGCATTTTAAATGACCCTATAGGAAAAGTGAGCCAGGCTCTGGATATGCCGAAATATATATGGTCCGCTGTCACCAGCGCCTGGGAGCGGGATGTCATAAGTGGAGATGTCAAAAGCCGGACAGCCTTCTTTACCTATGGTCTGACTTCCCTTGGAATTGGCATTCTGGGGGATAAGGGGATTGGGAAAGCTGGAACCGTTGCCAAGACGGTTCGCCAGGCTGGTAAAGGAGAGAAGGCACTTCCGATTTACACGCCGATTCAGAGACCTGCCTTGGCGGGAGGACTGGTTCAGCGCCCGGTGCCTTATAATGTTCTTCATGACCCTTTGACGCAGATAAAGACTGTGACGGAGAAAGTGTATGGGGGCAAGGGTACGAAGGATACCGTAAAAATTGATTATGATTTAGCTAAAAATTATATTAGAGATGTTGAGTCGAAAACAGGATTGAAACTTCATAAAAGACAAATTGAAAAATTAAAGGATGCTTTAAGGGATAATAAATATGAAAAGATGACCCCATTGGAAACTATAAAACACAGAAGTAAATTCAATGGTGTAAAAAATAAATTGATTGATGAATGGGAAGTGAACACGGGGCAAACATGGCCAAGGTATACTGAGGAAATTTATGATAAAAAAGGGAGGTTAGCAAGGGATATAGGTCAACCCTATGATGCTCACCATATAATAGAAAATAATTTTGGTGGTCCTCACGAATGGTGGAATATACATCCTGCTAAATTTCCTGATGAACATCAGGCAGGGATTCATGGTAAAGGGTCTCCATCAAATAAATTATTTCCAAGGAGGTAGTTTTAATGGCTAAATTTGATTTTGTGAAAAATGGTAAGCATAAATTTATTAAACTACAAGAAAGTGAACTGTTAAATGCAGAAGAGAGACTTGGTTTACGTTACCCAATGAACTTAGAAATTTTTACTTAGAAGTTGGCTATGGCTTTATAAAAGGAATCAATGGTAATGCGATAAATAGAATTATGGATCCAGACACTATAGCTGATATAACGCTTAGAGAAGATATTTACGAGTTTGATCCAGATTTAGAAAATATATATGAAGAGGAAGATAAATTAGTGTTTTTTGAAAAAAACGAGGGGGTATATTTAACGCTTGACTTAAACACTTCTAATTATACTCCTGTTTATTTCTTTGGGATAAAAATAGCTGATTCATTAGAGGAATTTATAAGAAAGATTGATGAGGACGATGAATACTTTATGGCTATGGTTGATTAATAGTGTAGAATTTAAGTAATATATACTACTGTAAATAGGAGGTTAAAGTTCACCTGGCGGGAATGGTTATACGTGAAAAAACGATATTAAATTCCTTGAACTGATATTTCCCTAAATACTTCATTTTAAGAATCGCCAAACATGGTTGGTTCTTCCCTTTTATATCCTTAAATATGTTTTCAAATCCATTATTTGAATTATTAATTGCAGTAAAGTAATGAAATATTAAAGAGTTTATTGCTTAGATTAATGACTGATTATATAGTTTTTTCTGTATTGTAAATTAAAATTATGACCATCTTGATTGGCCAAAGCCATTTAAGGTGGTCTTTTTTTGCTACTCGAAAAACCAGAAGGATCCCCGCGCCGAATGTGAAACACAATCAACATTCACTTTTTTGTCCTCTTGAAGCCAGACCATAAGAGCAAGAATGAGGACGAAATGAATATCGTTCCTTGTTAAAATGAGTCCAACAACTTTAGGAGGAGATAATAATGAAAAAAATACAGAAATTTAATGAGCTGCATTTTTCAAATGAACTTTTATTCCTGGGAAACGCCTGGGATTTGCTTTCCGCCTTAACACTTGAAAAAGCAGGATTTAAAGCAATTGGTACGACCAGCTGGGGGATTGCTGATTCACTGGGATATGCAGACGGAGAATTAATTGATTTTGATAGACACTTAGCGATTATCAAAACCATAGCGGAAAATGTGAAAATTCCTGTTTCTGCTGATATTGAAGCGGGCTACGGGGAAGATATCCCAACAATAATTGAGCATGTCATAATGACAGCAGATGCAGGGGTGGCCGGCATCAATATTGAGGATTCCTTCAAAAAGCAGAAAGGATTAAAGGAGATTTCCTGGCATTGCAGCCTTTTAGAAAGGATAAGAGCCGCGTTAGAAAACAATGGCTATAAGGATTTTTATATTAACGCCAGAACCGATACGTATTTACAGAAACAAAATCCGCTTCCAGAAACGATAGAACGGGCAAAAGCATATGTGGAGAGCGGTGCCAGCGGAGTTTTTGTACCGGGTTTAATAGAAGAAGAGGAGATTAAAGCCATCACGAAGAATGTCAGTGCCCCGCTCAATGTCTTATCTTTACCGGGACTGACCAATTGTAATAAGCTAGAAGAATTAGGTGTGAGGCGTTTTAGCTTTGGAAATGCCCTGTCTGATAAAGTGATTGCATATATAGAAAAGAATGCACGTGAACTGGCAGAGTCTAGGGATACTGCCATCTTGTATAATAACTAGCAGAAGCGCAGGAAGGAAGTGGAGTTAATGGCGGCGAATATCAATCTGTCATTTGAAGAGATGTGGGAGAAAATCATTGCTTGTGATCGCAAATATGATGGCTTATTTTATACAGCAGTCAAAACAACGAAGATATATTGCCGCCCTTCCTGCAGATCGAGAAAACCCAAAAAATAAATGTAGCATTTTACGCAGAAAAGAATGTAGCGGAAGAATCGGGTTACCGCCCCTGCAAAAGATGCCAGCCAGAAGTGGAGCAATCGCCGCATATTGCCCTAGTCAGAGATATTATTACATTCCTGGTCAATCACTACAAACAAAATCTGGCATTAAAAGACATAGCGGATCAAATCGGTTTAAGTCCCTTTTATCTTGAGCGCTTATTTAAACAGGAAACCTCTGAAACTCCGCGTGCTTATTTAGAAAAGATTCGTATCGATAAAGCCGCCCACCTCCTTAAAAGCACTTCGCTGACAAATCTGGAGATTTGCTATGAGGTGGGGTTTCAAAGTCCTTCCAATTTTTATAAAGTGTTTCGAAGCCAGAAAAACTGTTCCCCGAGTGAATATCGGAAGGAATTCCTGAATGAATCGGACCGTTTATGAAGCTTATATGGATATTTATCCTGTCATAAACAGTTGGTTAACTATTATAAATAAGGATCCTTATAAAAAGCAGCTGATTAACATATATTTTTATATTAATCAGCCCCTGAGATTTTCTGTAAATAAGCCGTAAGATTCCTATTTTTACTGAACATAACTGCAGATTTTACTCCTTCAATGGACATGGGTTTCGTATGATTACCAGTGAAGAGACACAGACTCGATTGGCAGAAATCAGGACATATTTTCCAAGTGGAGAAGACCGTAAAGTCCTTAAGAAGGACAGCATGAATCGAATTTCTCTGTCCTTTTTAGCGGGAAAATATATACAAAGCACTTGTGGAAGCCAATTACTATTTGCATCCAGCGTATACTTAATAAAAATGTTCTCTTATAACTACGCCCACCACATTTGACCAGCAGATTCCTTTACTATGATTGGCTTTAGGTTTTCCACTGCTTTTGTAAATCCTTCATCAATCGACATTAATCCGTCTTCATGTTCGATGCTTACTACATAATCATATCCATAAAGCCGGAGTGTACTAATTATATCTGCCCATTCTTTTTGATCGTGTCCAAATCCGACTGATCTAAAATACCATGAGCGGTCACGCATTTGGGAATAGTCTGTCATGTCTGTAAGACCATTTTTGTTCATGTTGGGCTGGTCAAAAGTGATATCTTTCGCATGAAAATGATGGATGGCATTTTCCCTTCCTAGGATCTTAATGGCTTCAATCGGGTCAATACCTTGCCACCATAGATGGCTAGGGTCAAGGTTAGCACCAAGGGCAGGCCCGCAAGCTTCTCTTAACCGGAGCATGGTAGCTGGTGTATGAACGGAGAATCCCCCATGCAGTTCTAAGCCA
This window of the Cytobacillus pseudoceanisediminis genome carries:
- a CDS encoding ribonuclease YeeF family protein, translating into MKVLEVDSLLAGIHETSNQLSILKDQVSQVQVSIQELVSLEDAFKGQGGQAIRAFYQECHQPFLQFLESWIDEYRSYLKSFIGSLGNLEPSPSGFIRQEFLEHELQQGLRNTLQITAELTEEANEIMKSVSDIVALPRLEVGRFIQATKSAEDSSRETVQKLEDFDHRETAALDPILHDLNLMNQYIQKIAGMFQSSSLSLAQYQPKSLNWKDFHEEISNPNPEIGQSVLQDIAEGAIEGASKAVGDTWDGLKSTYELGRTIMGPFSPLFLGSELLFNRDQLLENQRKHQEFYLGILNDPIGKVSQALDMPKYIWSAVTSAWERDVISGDVKSRTAFFTYGLTSLGIGILGDKGIGKAGTVAKTVRQAGKGEKALPIYTPIQRPALAGGLVQRPVPYNVLHDPLTQIKTVTEKVYGGKGTKDTVKIDYDLAKNYIRDVESKTGLKLHKRQIEKLKDALRDNKYEKMTPLETIKHRSKFNGVKNKLIDEWEVNTGQTWPRYTEEIYDKKGRLARDIGQPYDAHHIIENNFGGPHEWWNIHPAKFPDEHQAGIHGKGSPSNKLFPRR
- a CDS encoding isocitrate lyase/PEP mutase family protein, whose protein sequence is MKKIQKFNELHFSNELLFLGNAWDLLSALTLEKAGFKAIGTTSWGIADSLGYADGELIDFDRHLAIIKTIAENVKIPVSADIEAGYGEDIPTIIEHVIMTADAGVAGINIEDSFKKQKGLKEISWHCSLLERIRAALENNGYKDFYINARTDTYLQKQNPLPETIERAKAYVESGASGVFVPGLIEEEEIKAITKNVSAPLNVLSLPGLTNCNKLEELGVRRFSFGNALSDKVIAYIEKNARELAESRDTAILYNN